AGGAAATTACTACAGCATACGCGCATAAGCACATTGGCTATCTTCGGATGATAGTTGATGCATTTTACTCTTACCTGCAGGTTGATGAATATTTTAACCCGTTTAATGATTTAAATCCAATAGAAAAACCTCGATGGGAGCGACTTTCTGCCGAGAGTCGGAAACCTGAGTTTACTCCGAAGTGGATTCAGGAAACAATTTTGACTGGCGACAAACTGAAAGGTTTAAACGAACAAGCTCGCGATATTTTGATAATTTGTGCTGAAACCGGATGTCGTCAGACTGAAATTTATGATCTTCCAGCGACATCAATTAAGTTAGCTGAAAAAATTCCGCACATCGAAATAAAACTTGAGACTGAAGGCGACAACAAAAGGGAAATTAAAACAAAGTCATCGAATAGAAAAGTTCCCCTGCTGGGTGCAGCTTTAGAAGCTATGAGGAGAAATCCTTGTGGTTTCCCAGCTTATCAAGGCAAAGGGAGCTTTAGTAATACCGTCTCTAAACACTTCAAGAAAAACGGCTTGCTTCCTTCTGAAAGTCACCAGCTTTCAGGTCTCAGACACAGTTATGAAACAAGAATGCGTGTAGCAAAAATTGATAATGAAGAACGCGCTTTCATGATGGGGCACTCGATAAGAAAGCTTCGGGGACGTGAGGTTTATGGCACGAAAACTAAACTAGAGATTCAAGCTCTACTTGCTGAGTTGGTTGTTTTTCCAACTAAAACTTGGAAGCCCAGAATGCCAAATGAAATTCATGCCTTGATTGATGAAATTCTCGAGAAAGAAGGGCATAGAGCTCGAGCCTCCGTTCTTTAATTTGTATTCGCCCACTTATTTATTCTATTTATAACTTCGGTCTTGGCCTGTAAGCTTTCAAGCTCACGCTCTAGTCGCTCAAATAGTGGTAGGTAAATTTCCCCATCTTTGCGATTTTTAATTGCAGTTGCGAGGTATTTTAGCGCCTTCGTTATGTTTTTTTCGTTGTATTCCACTTGACTGCACCCATCTCTGGGTGACTATTTACTAATGGATGGTTAAAGTCAGTTTAAAAATATGTTCATTTTGGTTCCTTTAATCAGTCAGATATTCGGTGTCCTGCCGAGTGTTTTTTCAAGTGATAGTTTTCGGAAGTATCGCTGTCGTGCCCCTACTAAAATGGGCCACCATTGAGTTGAAATTACCGCAATATGCGGGAGGATCAAGATTGTCGGAAATTAATGTAAACCGGAAGCGATCGTGCTGAAATCGCGTCAGGTTGAAGTAGTGCAAGGACAAGGCTAGGCGGTCGCTAACGCCGCTCGACAGATCACCATGTCTCATCAGACCATTTATTATCGATGGCTCAAAATTGAATGACGTATGATGGCAAAGCCGAGAGTATGAAGACCGAAAGCACCAGACAGGGTACTCTTTGATAGAAGATTTCGGGTGGACTATTTTTGAATGACGTATGATGGCAAAGCCACCAACGGAGAACATAAAAGATCAGAATACTGGTATCCCTTATTGCTGTAAGCCATTTAGCACGTAGGGCGTTCCGTGCGAGGGAGAATAATTTTCATTCTTGTAAAGAGTCATTGAGTGCCCGTTATATGAATAATTCCCGATCCTCACTCTGATACAACGATCTCTCCACCGAAATTGCGCACAGCACTGATCGCAAACACATCCTTAGCTCCTGAGGCGTCTCAGACGGTCACTGGTGATCCAACGTTAACTCTCACTTCTTTTACAGATCAGGTGACCGCTATCCCACTCAGGCTGGCTTGTGTGGCTTTCTAAATGCTAACGGAAACTCTGACCGCTTGCCCGCGTGGCCCACTTTTGCACTAGTGCTCCCAAAACCCATGAACCCATGAAAACCTAAACCCATACTAGGGGCTGTTGACGTTCATCTGAGTTGAATGATTGATGCGGCCAGTGAAATGAAGGCCTTGAATCTCTGGTCGGTCTTGCACGAGCGCATGGCGATACCTCTGTTTTCCTTGAGCTTTCCGAAATGGTTTTCGATCAAATGCCGCCATTTGTAGGTTTCCTTGTCGAACTCGGCAGGAAAGCGGCGGTTGGATTTCGGCGGGATGACTGGTGTAATGCTCCGTTCGGACAGCGCGGTTCGGAGCCAATCGGCATCGAAGGCGCGATCCGCTAGCAGGTGATCTGCGGCGAGCGTGTCGATCAGCTCCGGCACGCCGCGCAGGTCATGCGCTTGCCCCGGCAACAGGCGGAAGTCGACAAGGTTGCCAAGCGCGTCGATCTGGGCAACGATCCTAGTCGTCATGCCGCCGCGCGAGGCCCCTATGGCCTGGCTCTGAGTCCCCCTTTTGCGCCCTGGCCGGAGCGGTGGACCTTGACGATGGAGCCGTCGATCATCGCGTATTCGAAGTCGGCGTCCGCAGCCAAGGTTCTGAACATGTTGTAGAAAGCATCAGCTTTCACCCACCGCCGGAACCGCTTGAATACAGAATTCCACTTCCCGAATTCGACGGGCAGTTCCCGCCATTGCGCACCGGTTCGCACAATCCACAACACAGCCTCCAAGAACAGACGTGGATCGCGTCCGGTTTGGCCGGGATCTGTGGTCTTGCCAAGGCAGAAAGGTTCTATGACCGCCCATTGGGCGTCGGTCAAGACATGACGGGTCAAGGCTGCTCTCCTCTGTTTGCAACCTTGAATCAGACCTCACAACAAATAGGAACCCTGAACGTCAACAGCCCCTAGAATGACCTCAGATTATACCAAGTTGCTTTGCTCTGACGGCGGCGCTTGCCCGATTGGTTGCACCTAATATCATGCAGATTTTCCGAACATAGGATTTAACGCTAACCTCTGACACTTGGATCATCCAGGCTATTTCCTTGTTCGTTTTGCCCTCTGCGATTTTACTTAGCACCAGCAAATCACGTTCCGTGAATGACTCCGTGCTTCCTTTGGCACTAGGCTCATTCTGAGACGCGCGAACAAAAACCTCGCCAGAGGACACCAAGCGTATGGCGCTTTCCAGAGATTTGAGCGGTAGGCTTTTAGGGATCAAGCCCATACACCCAAGCTCTAACGCCGCGTTAAGATCATGGGGATTAGCGGTTCCGGAGAAAAGAACGACGGCTCCCGGCTCATTAAGCTTTATAAGCGACGCAATGCTATCCATGCCCTTCATGTCAGGCATGACGAGATCAAGCAATACGACGTCCATCGGCCCATTTTCTTTGATAAAACTTTCTGCCCCTTGGAAAGAGTTGCAGACGGCTACGTTGAAATCGCTTGAACTAGATAAGAAGTTTGCGACTGCTTCTGACACTAGCTTGTGGTCATCGACCACTAGAATGGACAGCGTCGGCTCTTCCTGATTGTTCATCGTGTTCTCTTTTCGGTTTTCTAAACCTCGAGCTGACATCATAATCAGCTAAAGCATTTGGGTGTGCCTCATCATCTTTAGGCTCATCTAGGAACGGTTTAACACACAGCAAAACCTGGAGATCAAACTAACCTCAGTGCCTCCATAAATATCTTTTGGTAAGGAGGCGGGTTCCGTGGGGCGGTAAGTGCAGTAACTACACCACGGAAGCACAAAAGTTCGCGCGCGTAGGCTCTGCGGTCACAATACGACTTGTATCTGACCCATCACTGTTGATTGCCACTGAGAATTGACCCGGCAAAGGCTAAAATTGTCACTGAGAATTGACCCATGTGCAACCTTGCCCCGGCTTGAACCAGCTGGGGGCATTTGGAGTGATCGACATGGGATTTTTGA
The nucleotide sequence above comes from Roseovarius mucosus. Encoded proteins:
- a CDS encoding DUF6538 domain-containing protein, whose protein sequence is MTNLIKRGNVFWFRMRCPKKYRNVFPQSHISESLGTDSKVAAEALVPQVKQKWLLELEARETGTQSPGSTETFRAMLQLANREGLRPATATELAEGSLDVLLSRLSKLQTVDPTGQSALFAATLGGFELPETMISEVASKMSEYLSSHVQNKNARQKRTWGNKYKRASKTFEVAIQDKPVIKITKDDAYAFRRYWANRVDTEEITTAYAHKHIGYLRMIVDAFYSYLQVDEYFNPFNDLNPIEKPRWERLSAESRKPEFTPKWIQETILTGDKLKGLNEQARDILIICAETGCRQTEIYDLPATSIKLAEKIPHIEIKLETEGDNKREIKTKSSNRKVPLLGAALEAMRRNPCGFPAYQGKGSFSNTVSKHFKKNGLLPSESHQLSGLRHSYETRMRVAKIDNEERAFMMGHSIRKLRGREVYGTKTKLEIQALLAELVVFPTKTWKPRMPNEIHALIDEILEKEGHRARASVL
- a CDS encoding response regulator transcription factor; its protein translation is MNNQEEPTLSILVVDDHKLVSEAVANFLSSSSDFNVAVCNSFQGAESFIKENGPMDVVLLDLVMPDMKGMDSIASLIKLNEPGAVVLFSGTANPHDLNAALELGCMGLIPKSLPLKSLESAIRLVSSGEVFVRASQNEPSAKGSTESFTERDLLVLSKIAEGKTNKEIAWMIQVSEVSVKSYVRKICMILGATNRASAAVRAKQLGII
- a CDS encoding IS5 family transposase (programmed frameshift) — its product is MTRHVLTDAQWAVIEPFCLGKTTDPGQTGRDPRLFLEAVLWIVRTGAQWRELPVEFGKWNSVFKRFRRWVKADAFYNMFRTLAADADFEYAMIDGSIVKVHRSGQGAKGGPQSQAIGASRGGMTTRIVAQIDALGNLVDFRLLPGQAHDLRGVPELIDTLAADHLLADRAFDADWLRTALSERSITPVIPPKSNRRFPAEFDKETYKWRHLIENHFGKLKENRGIAMRSCKTDQRFKAFISLAASIIQLR